ctaaattacgtCATTATTATGAGACTCATCCTATTATTGATAAGACTAACTTTCctatcaagaatgttctcaggaaacctgaaatgtcaggaaggatggcaaATGGGCAGTcaagcttagtgcatatgattTCAAATATGAACCAAGAACTGCCATTAAGTCTCAAGCcttggctgactttgtggctgatttcagtagtgatctacaaagggaagctgaattggaAGTTCAACAACTTGAAGAGACTAAaaatccttggatactcttcacagATGGGGCTTCAAATGTCAAGGGAACTGGActaggcatactactaaaatcaccacagggTAACATTATACCCCACTCAATTGCCtgtgagtttcaaactactaataatgaggctgagtatgaggCCTTAATAGCTGGGTTGCAAATTTCAAAGcacatgaggatcaggtatcttgaggtacatgtagattcttTACTAATTACTAACCACTTTAATGGTTCTtatactgttaaaggtgaaaggCTAATCAAAATCTAAAGATAGTCAAGAAATTGGCAGACTCTTTTGcttcttttagtttgacacaggtacccaaggaagaaaatgcagaagctgatgctttAGCCAACCTTGGATCATCATCGAAGATTCCAAAGGATGTTAAGATTCCCATTATCCACATCTtagctcctgctattgaggatcacACAGCTATGGAGATAGTGGAGCATTCTGCAATTATACCTAGTGATGGCTCACAGTcaaattcaggatcatggatccttccaatcctaagatacatacaacatggagagatccctactggagaaaatcctagagctttcaaagtcaaggtatccCAGTTTAAAATACTAAACAATATCTTATATAAAagatctcttgcaggtccatatctaAGGTGCATCGAGGATCGAAAAATTCAAGAAGTTCtgaaggattttcatgaaggagattgtggaaaccacactgggggcagagcactaTTCTGAAGGGTCCTTAGTACAGGATATTGTTGGCCTACcatgaagaaggatgttgtggattatgcaaagaaatgtgatgcttgtcaaagacatagcaatatccttcatcaaccagcagagctcctgcatcctatatcctcttcctCGCTATTCATGAGacggggaatggatatagttggcaaccTTCCCAAGGCACCAGgaggaaaagtatttatgcttactatgactgattacttttccaggtggatagaagctgaagcctttgcacaagtcagagaaaaggaagtgatatcctttattaaaagaaacatcatTACTAGATTTGGCAAACcttctgaaattgtttgtgataatggatcccaattcattgggagtagaactactaacttttgtgatagCTGGGGAATTaggatgataacatcaacaccagtccacccacaagctaatggtcaagcagaatcatccaacaagatcatcatcaacaacttaaagaagaagcttggatccaagaaggagaaatgggcagaagagctaccttatgtgttatgggctgatagaacaactcccaagaatgctactgatcaaacaccattttctttggtgtttggAGCTGAATCTGTGATCCCTATAGAGATGGTACTCCCTACTGCAAGAACAATCATCCGTGATCCTGAAAGggaatgctgaaaacttggttcaacaTCTGGATACCATTTAAGAACTTAGGGATTTAGCCAGGATAAGGCTGGCTagctatcaacaaagaatggctggagcttacaacaagaatgtcaggatcaggaaatttcaagttggtgacatggtgttgaggaaagcattccaaaacaccacAAACCCTGTTGATGGCaagctagcaccaaagtgggaagacccctacctaattgaagctgaggcaggaaaggggacATATCGTTTATTAACTATGGAAGGTGATCTATTACTAAGGGCTTCGAATGCtatccatttgaagaaatacttcatgtaagaaggatccaggatccttagtTACCCTTATACCCAGCTCATGTTAAGGATCCTTAGAGGATATatgatcctcattctggtaatCATTTCATTATTATTTCTCTAATTCTTTAATTCATTTGATTATATGGAAAGTGTATTAGCATCCTTTATCCTTTTTCATCAAGTTCTGAGTTTTGCAGAAGTAGGTGTGTTTTTGACAAAGGATCAAGTATTCAGTCATATCTGTAAAGTCTTTGGGTTTAACCCAgtttatgggcttgtccccagtttaagGTATCTATTACCTTCTACGAATCAGGTTCTTACACCTTCGCCAGTTGCGCACGATTATCCTTGTACAGTTTAAGGCAACgggaccagtacccgctttaggggctgagaatttcattgtactggctgtatttaggatcctaagtataatggtagacgtaccatacatccgttcctaaggtttataacgttttcacgttagctaaggttttggcatcttcatgtcactaagtttggatagtcgccagtatgggccatactccagtttacacaagatcctttgggcttgtccccagtcttTGGGCTTGTTCCCAGtttttgggcttatccccagtttaTTCAGCTTGTCCCCAGATATTAATACTTTCTTTGGCAACTGGCTTAGTCCCAAGTGATATGTTATTGTAGGTTTCTAAAGCCAAAtagttaaggatccaggatcttAACTTTCTACCAGATTTTATCTTTTGTTGGTACAGTTGTAAGTGTTAAGGATAtagaatcctaacttggattctctggtatGATCCTTATTGACTTTAACATTATTCTTGGTTTGTTAATTATACCCTTATCCTTTGACAACAGGATatatgatccttgatcatataGTGTTTTATCTTTTGACTTGAACTAATTTCAATATACATTTGATATTCTAATAGTTATAAATCCTACGATTTTAAAATAGAAATTGACAAATAAATGTATATGAAATAACATTAGAAGATAAAATCATCAACACAAAGAGAGCCAAAAGTTAGAGTTTTATTTATCAAACTAAACCCTtttaaaggttgtcaaaattgccaacccaagtttctaccagcaaaacgtggcccgtccacttggGTTGGCAAAGAGTGTCCATATTAACAAGGTTCTAAGTTATGCAGATAATCAAAAGATGAGGGGCATCAAAGGCTTCATCCTCCACAAACAGAAGGATCCGTCCACCTTTGCTACCCCCTATTGTCCTAAGGATCAGTGATCCTtgaccctaaaactattgttgaagttattacagaccaattgttcgaaaccaaaacaccatcaaaacaaactaccaaaacataaaaaatgggctccggccatGTATAGAattatccatcatcgcccatttgtgcagcttacaccttcgctgcttgTCCACCATCTCTTCACCACCTTTGCCACTGCCACCAGGTGCCGCCTCTTCAGGATCCTTGACCTCACTGCCTCCGGCTTCAAGAGCTAGCACCTCCTCAGGCTCATCCTCATCTCCGAGTTCAGCCAACCTCTTTGCCCAAGCCTCCAAGTCCCATTCAGacctgtcaaaggaaggatcagCAGCTTCCTTGGCCATTTGCAGCTTGATCTTCAGCATGACGATGGTAACAGAGAGTTTGGCCCCATCCATGATCTTGATCCTCTCCTTGTTGGCTGTGATCTCGGTAAGAAGCAACTCCTTTTGCAGTGTATTGATGTCCTTCTCTAGTGAGGAGATCTTCTTGTCCTTGGCAAGGGCAATCTTTTGGAGGTCCATGTTTTTCTCATCAGCTTCAGCCAGGCGTTGAaggtgacaactcgagtttccgagattccactttcgcatttattgcacgttcactgtttgtttagttgtttacttgcacagtTAGTCTGCTTTGTAATTGTATACGTTTGGTTCAATAAAGTATATTGTGATTGTGTATGGTTGTGTGTTATTTACGAAAGatgtgacaaatacatgaacttggtgatgaaactgtaaagttatattgtgatgggtgttttATGTAAGAAATGATAATTAGGAATaaatagagtaattagtgaaattctaatcattcttaaccctaatcccttcactaatcaccacacaatCATCAGACGTACCTAGGATTTTCTCTACAATCCTCTctgcaatcatcatcttcaccattggcacaagctcttcatcactcttgattcctcttttTGTCTAGATTCAACCCAAGGTAATGGTttaatgattgttgttgttaatcgttgattgattgattcatgctaaaaccctagttcttcatatgatagttctgtgcttattgatttattctgattattgagaaatgaatatgattgttgtgtaatcatttgcctgatgatTAAGATACATGATATGTTAAAATCGTTGATTTGATTAGATCACTGCACTGTGAAtatgtgaaattagggtttcacgatCGTGTAAACGAtacgtaactgttacattgagTTTATGATAGCTTGATTGATAACTCTGAGTttaccctagtccgacttttgtttgtGATTCACGTTGTCCGACTATTGTATATAAAACATAAATTCCGACTTTCATTTAACCTAAAGGTCCGAACTTTACACAAGAAACAAGGTCCGGATTATATTTGTGTGTAATGCTTGAGTCCGAATTCTTGTAAGTGATGTTATGTCCGAATTTTGTTGTATAGTGCATGTAGTCCGAAATTTTAAGGATGTTTCAAGAGGTCCGACTTTTTGAAGGGCATTAggggggtccgagtttgtgaaggGGAAgcccccttgtccgacttttgtgaaggGAAAGCCcccccttggtccgacttttacaaGGTGATGAGGGTCCGACCTTTGAGTTgattcttgtccgagttttgtggggggggggtaaccctgtccgagttttagagGGGGGAacccccttggtccgaatttttgtacATGAACATTGATGTCCGAACTTTGGGTTGTGATAGCAAGGGTGTCCGATCTTTATGAAGGATACAAGAGGTCCGAATTTGTTAACTTGATGTTCTAAGTCCGAACTTTGATTTCTTGATgatcttgtctgagttttatgcgTGATGCcttgatatatatatattccgAGTTTGTATGTGATACATGATCCGAGTTTCCTTTTAATACTAAGTCAAAACCCTAGATGAAGAACATACTGCCTGTTACTTGTTACTGCATGATAACATACTGCATGTTACTGTATGATACTGCATGGTACTGTATGATACGATACCATATGTAACTGTTTGATCACCGAGgagttgtaaaccctaattgaatataaacacttacatcgagttatgtgcaatgtaccataggtcgtgagtaacggatctcaccattaattaacactagaagcaataacataccgagcaaaccaaggtgagttcacactcttactaaggcatgggattcccggggatagggaatggATTGAATGATTAAATCgaacaattactcgtacttacacggctactagactatctaccatggtcctcgggttaagcaggacacttacgtaaaacctacgtaaacaggaatatgctactgtcttccggagtcaggaaggacacttacgtaaaacctacgtaaacaataacatgctactgtcttccggagtcaggaaggacacttacgtaaaacctacgtaaaccccacgcgtaccactgtcctcgggtaaagaaggatacttacgtaaaacctacgtaatgcttgtacgtactactgttctcggttgtgaagaacacttatggttacgaatagtctagtgtatatgcaacatgggaagcccccaccaatagaacatactatcggcccagtagagccacatgttacaaacgaacttattATTAcgtacttactttctgtgaactcgctcaactagttgttgatcctctgttacatgccttgcaggtcgttaggtacttggagcttgcacagggaggcgcggtcgttgtggacaaggatcgtgattacttgatttaaacattatgacattgcacgctttatttatgattgggcttttatacatttgcttccgctaaactttgttattatacttttgttttggaacacctttcatatggattggtttggtttaaatacaattacttttattatatacattgttctatactagccatttacccgcgcgatgcggcgggagtgacGATTTACAATATAATACTCATTTACCGTTAGTTTATTAGTCGTTTCATGATATATTGTAGGGCTGATCAAGGTTCGGTTTCAAATCGTAAAACCGCCAAAACCTGTCTTCGGTTTGGTTTGCGCCGTCACTTTCTTTCTTTAACTTTTGGCTTGTCAGTTTCAATATACAATTCGGTTTGTTCACGTTTCAACCAAAGCTTCATGTCTGTGATTGAGCGGAAATACTCTTTACATTAATATAGAGCCTTTTTGCCGTGTACTTTATACCCATTGTAGGAGAAATTTATGAACGCAACAGATGATATTATTTTTTGCTGAATTTAGTCCAAGAAGTGTCCTGTTTATTTATTGAGTAGAGATAAAATTTAATAAATGATGTACAAATGCAACGCAATGTAAAGGTGACCCAAAAAAATTGCAAGGGTATGGTAAGACATGCAATTAAATCCATAATTGATTATATCGGCCCGTACTTTGTTGGCCTTCTCAATATATCATAATTCCTTTGTGTGATGTGTTTGGATTAAGTTGTTTTTGGCAATCTTTTAATGTGGAATTTTTTTTTATCACCAGGCCTCTTAATTCAATGGTAGTCCCATAAATTTTCAAATGAATTTACAATACCAGCATTAGCCAATTTTACAACTGATGTCCCTCCCTAGCAAGATATGGATTCAAAAACCTCTACTTATCAAACACTTAAACACCCATAAAGTTCGGACCAACTTGTATATTTAGCAAATTGGAGAATTGCAAAACTGGTGTTAACAGTATGAATGCGCACAGGTATGAACTCACCATAAGCATATTTTCATAATTAATGTATAAAAGTGAGACTGAGTTTACCTCTTCAATTATAACAGTCTCTTATCTTTAACATTTCCACCAGGGTTCAAAAACAAACTTTGTTTTTGCAGGAAGTCTGATTAATAATAAACCAAACAAATAATTACCAtgacaaaaattaaaacacaaattTTTGTATGAAATTAACAATTATTTCACAGAACTTGGTTAACTTGATCAAATTCTTATCAGCCGTATACTTGTTTAGCGTCAAAGTTCCGGTTTTATCACTGCAAAGAACATCCATTCCCGTCATTTCTTCAATAGCAGTCTTTTGTTTAGTGAACGCACCCTGTTGCGAAAGCCTGTGTTATCTGATAGCTATAGTGACCGAAAGAACCGTAGGCATAGCAAACAGAATTCCACCAATAAGCAACCCCAAAAGATTGTCAATCCCAGATTTGTACTCTCTATGTCGGATTGTGTACATAACGATAATCTCAACAGCCATTCCAACAGCAATGGAGCAGATACAGAAGTTTCCAATTGTGGTTAGAACTTTTTGGAAGTGTCCCCCTTGGTTTGTGCTGTCCACAAGATGTGCAGCCTTTTCAAAAAAGGTGTGGACACCAGTAGCGATGACAACGGCTTCAAGTTCACCTTGCTAGCAAGTTGAACCGGAGAACATTTCATCGTATGGGTTCTTGGTGACCAATAGAGATTCTCCTGTAAGCGCAGATTGGTCAATGTTTAAGGGATCACCTTCAAGAAGACGCGCATCAGCAGGAAGGATATCAGCAAGTTTGATACTGATAATATCTCCAGGAACCAGTATAGTAGCTTCAAAACCTGAATACAATCATACAAATTATGAGTTAACATTGGCGATATATAGGTTATCGGCCATCCCTCAAAACCTGAATACAATCATCATATAAATTATTAGTTAACATTGGCGATATATAGGTTATCGGTCCCCTGGTGAGATATCGGTCAGAATATCGGTGTCAATATTACCGGCGATATTGAGCGATATCTCACCGATTTTCACGATAttagtacctttcttcttagttctagcATTCATCTTTCAattattagtgttttaagtcttaattgttactTGTTAGTGTTTTAGGTCTTAATCAATTCtgacttgctacaattgttagcattttgcaagttgcaaaaggttaatttgttaatggtaggagagtatactgaattaTTAATGTTAAATGGTTATATgcctatatatataaaattgttaaaattaccaATGTCCCATTGTGATTTGCAATATCTCAATTATCAGTCCTTGATACGCGAGATGTAGCGTAGAAAATTGTTATGTACCTTGGTTTTAGATGCAAGACCGGCCATAAGTGCAGCGGCAGCGTTTCTAGCGTTGTTTTCTTCGATGAAACTGATGGTAGAGTCGATAACAAGCAGGCAAACCATACCAACGAAATCTTGCCAATCTGGCGGCTTACCACCGCCGTTGGCGAGTGCAATCGCCATGATGGCTACAGCCTCCATGACCAATGATAGGGTGTTCCACATAAACCCAAAAAACCTGAGGATTTTGCTTTCCTGTGTTTGATGAAAAAAATTTAAGTTTCTTGTCATATagttaaaaaaattacataagaATGACAGGTAAGCGGGCAACAATAATAATCAAATTCGTTGAGAAAACAATTTCACGTCAAAGTCAACGTCACTGCTTGCATTACAAAAAACAAATTATGGACAAATTAAGTAACTATAGAGTCGAGTTGGTCGCAAAGAATTATTTTCTAGTGCGGGTCAAAACAGTCAAGGTCAAATTTGGTTGACCCACATGCACTATGTCATTTTCAAAAGGTTTCAGATTTCATTATGTTAGTTATGATTAGAAAATATTATCATTACAACAATAATCAAATTCGTTGAATAAGAACAATTTAAAATGTCATAAGAGAAATGACTTTGTGTGACTTTCAACTAGTTGTGTGCATTCCCCTTTAAGCTAAATGTTTTGGTTTAACCCGTTTGATATATAATACAACACAAACAAATGTTTAGGTCCTAATAATATAGTGGAAACTATTCATCATTCACTTGCTATACAATCTTTATAAATACACTTGATATACCCTTGTATCAAGTCATATTTACCAACCAAAATATTAATTTCAAATATATCAATTCCACAAACATATAATTTCATATTTACCCATATCATTAAActacaagtattcaaaagaccgaattgcccttttagttaacaaaaaagatgaaaatacccctgacttaagcGAGAAAAATAGATGGATTTAAGGAGCTGGATGAAAAAGAGAAGATTTCAACCCTTTtgaatccagatgcggaaaaaacaaacctttggacgaaagtcgcaaaactggccaaccctcagggacgaaaatggcaatttactctattatATATTATACCAAGCTTTGAGTGGGAAATGTGAAATTATCACAAAAACATAACCCTTTCGTAAATGAATGGGTTATAACTGAACCACTAATGCCTCCAAGGATCACGTGTATTACAAGATTAGTTGTAGGAACATATCGACAGGGCCGGCTCTTGGGCCGGCCAACCCGGGCCGTTGCTCGAGGCCCAAATTTTCAAAGGGCCCGAAAGGATTTTATAagcttttatatttatataaaattatatatttattatatgcatccatttattatccaaaaagTGTTGGTGGTGGAGTGGAAAAAGCCATTTTAAAATGATGTAGTggtctcaagttcaagtcttAACTCTGgcattattgttttattttttaaattcaTTTCCCCAGAATCACAATTTTTGGCCCAATTCTTTTTGTCACCCGGGGCCTAAATCTTTTTAAGAGTTCTCGGGGACGACTCTGCatattgacattttcaaattaaATGAGTGAAGTTAAGATACCATTTGTCAGCAAGATGAGCAGTACTGACCCATTGCTCTTCGTAAACAGCAACCCTCAAGATCTGGATATCTGAACCCCCATCACTGAACTCTATGGTATGAACGATGCACAGTCTCTTGTGGCAACCTTTAACCGAACACTAACCCATGAATCAGTGAGACAAAGAAGTGCCTTAGACAAtcaatttaaaaagaaaatgttATTTTATGTCAAATTGTGAATCTGCCAAACaccatataatatatatacaatCCAGTTTTCAGTTTGGTTTTGTTTGGAAACCTTTAATTCGAAAATCAAACCAAAAACAAATGATGAAATTCGGTTTCGGATCCCAACCATATTGAGAGCCCTGAACCGAATACAATTTAAATCCAGATACAATAAAGAAGTAAAACAACAAAGGGCCTTCAGACTCACTTCGGTTTCGGATCCCAACCATATTAAGAGCCTTCAGACTCACTGCGGTCTCCTTAATCGACTTGCGGACCATATCCTTCAGTATACCGTGAACCTGAAACCAATATAGAAGTAAAACAACAAAGATTTCAAGTTGTTTTAtccaaaataataatatatattggCGAACATACCGCATCAACGACGATAGCCTTGTTCAGGTGCTATTAAATGAGGTTGATATCCATCAGATTCAGTAATTAATTTTCTCACATTCTCCATTGAAAGTTGCTTGTCAAACTGTAACCTTTTTAAAGCAGTAGGGAGTTGATTATCAAATACAGCGTACACCTGTTCGCCACCTGGTCGTCTGCATATTGTTAATTTCATCAAAAAAAGTTAAAACCTTTAAAACATTAACAAGCTTTAGAAGTTGTTTCATAAATCAATGGTCCGTTGAAAGAGCCCCTGGTTCAAAAATTTCGGCTTCCAATAGTCGAACAATATATGTAACCAAAACTATTTTTTTGCAGAAAATCAAACACAAAACTCATTTCATAGCCAAAAAAAACCCAAGCACAAGAGCATATATTAAAAGTAGCCCAAATCTATCGAATTGTGCATCCAATCTGTCAAGTAGATTTAGATGGATGCTTACAAATGGAAAACCTAGCTACATCATAAAAAGAACATACCTATACGCCTGTAATTTGACCTCTTTTGACATTTGTAAACCTCCAGTAATGAAGAAGACCTCTTATTGACATTTGTAAACCTCTGGTAATGAAGAAGTTGCAACTTGCAAGGAGTGCTTGCTCTGTGGCAAAAGTATAATGTCTGGTATTAGCATGCTTAACATCGCCCACTCAATAAATCTTTGTTATTTAGAAAAATGAGATACACGTAACAAGATTCACTTACAAGCACTACATGAAGACAAGATCGAGTGCTTCTGGTGGCATTCGTATCAAAAAAATTCTGAAACAACGTATAAAATTAACCATATTGGCTGGAATTCATATAATAAATAATCACATATTGCTATTTACGgaacagaaaattcaaaaatgaaTCAATTTGATACGAAACATAATATATAGGGTACATTAAAAGTCAATAAATGAAAGCCAACTCCAAGGACTGTCTTTATACTAAAGTAAGTGTGCATAGTAAGCTTTTAAAATGTATACTCTTGTAAACACGAGTTGCAATTATTCAAAACATTAATCCaataaacaaatagttttggtGTAAAACAGGTGTTTTGCATTATTAATATATACAAATGAAAAAAACCAATCACAAACAAAACCCATTAAAAACTCTGATCCGACGAGATTCATGATGAAAAACAATTCCTTTATAGCAGATTTTGTAACTAACCAGAAAAGGGAACCTTGGATGGTCTGCTGAAGTATCTTTAATCAATCATAAAAATTATTCCAACTGCACCAAAATGCTAAAAAAATTAATCCCTATAAAGTCATGGTGAGAAACAAACATATGAAGAATGTAGAATGAAGAAATTTTTGAAGAACAGAGGGAAAGAGAGGGGTTGACAAAATAAAGGTCAAATATGTCTGATGGCATCTAAACCCTGTTTTATCAACATCATCATTTTACGGatctgaaaaatacaaaaaaaccCTAGATCTACAAAAATACCAAATACATACAGGGGTGATATGAGGTCGACGAACATATAGGTAACCGGATCTGCTTGTTTTTCACTCCCAAAAACGAAAAGAGTGTCACTGAAACCGGATTTGGTGATATGAGTTGTACAAAAACGAAATCAGTTCAACAAAAACGAAAAGAGAGAAAAGGGTAAGAACACAATACCAACCTACACGGCTCGGACTTTTTGGTTCCATGGAAGTATCAAACCGCCGGCGAGGTCTCAGTGAGCCAGTGGCTCGGCTCCACCTAGAGAAACCCTAGATCTTCT
The Helianthus annuus cultivar XRQ/B chromosome 6, HanXRQr2.0-SUNRISE, whole genome shotgun sequence genome window above contains:
- the LOC110885347 gene encoding ATPase 3, plasma membrane-type-like; the protein is MTRNLNFFHQTQESKILRFFGFMWNTLSLVMEAVAIMAIALANGGGKPPDWQDFVGMVCLLVIDSTISFIEENNARNAAAALMAGLASKTKVLKLLYWFLEILSVSNLLISFLLMRVFLKVIP